The following are encoded together in the Hippoglossus stenolepis isolate QCI-W04-F060 chromosome 12, HSTE1.2, whole genome shotgun sequence genome:
- the zdhhc16a gene encoding palmitoyltransferase ZDHHC16A isoform X5 has product MVQFGPRCRMRWCPSSVLHLLRCVRSRSCTRRGKSRLPPWIRETWAYILLLVQSLCFNSLTDSDVVFDSVFEPVFWTVDYVTRWFGTVFVCLVVILTSSILAIVYIILLPLVLNTYSPPWIAWHICYGHWNLVMIVFHYYKSARTSPGYPPTVKNDSPFVAVCKKCIMPKPARTHHCGICNRCILKMDHHCPWLNNCVGHFNHRYFFSFCLSMTLGCVYCSISGRNLFLEAYNAIETNYQTPAPHYTFKEKMINKSIIYMWVLTSGSGPRSSDILACSSHIQRRDQHRKTHQQQRNEAIGKTGKGLQKPFQLRQAE; this is encoded by the exons ATG GTGCAGTTTGGTCCCAGATGCAGGATGCGGTGGTGTCCCAGCTCTGTGCTGCACCTGCTGCGCTGTGTACGGTCCCGCTCCTGCACCAGGAGAGGAAAGAGCCGGCTGCCTCCGTGGATCAGGGAAACATGGGCGTACATACTACTGCTGGTGCAGTCACTTTGCTTTAACTCTCTCACTGACTCAGATGTGGTGTTCGACTCAGTCTTTGAACCAGTTTTTTGGACTGTGGACTACGTCACCCGCTGGTTTGGCaca gtgtttgtttgtctggtgGTGATACTGACCAGCTCCATCCTGGCGATAGTCTATATTATTCTACTGCCTCTGGTACTCAACACGTACTCCCCTCCATGGATCGCTTGGCACATTTGTTATGGACATTGGAATCTCGTCATGATTGTTTTCCACTACTACAAATCTGCCAGGACCTCACCCGGGTATCCCCCCACT GTAAAAAACGACAGTCCATTTGTGGCAGTCTGCAAAAAGTGCATCATGCCCAAACCAGCAAGAACACACCACTGTGGTATCTGTAACAG GTGCATTCTGAAAATGGACCATCATTGTC CATGGTTAAATAACTGTGTGGGTCATTTTAACCACCGttacttcttctccttctgtctctccatGACTTTGGGCTGTGTTTACTGTAGCATCAGTGGCAGGAACCTGTTCCTGGAGGCTTACAATGCTATTGAG ACCAACTATCAGACGCCTGCACCACACTACACCTTTAAGGAAAAGATGATTAATAAGAGCATCATCTACATGTGGGTCCTCACCAG TGGGAGTGGCCCTAGGAGCTCTGACATTTTGGCATGCAGTTCTCATATCCAGAGGAGAGACCAGCATcgaaaaacacatcaacagcaAAGAAACGAAGCGATTGGCAAAACGGGGAAGG
- the zdhhc16a gene encoding palmitoyltransferase ZDHHC16A isoform X4 — translation MVQFGPRCRMRWCPSSVLHLLRCVRSRSCTRRGKSRLPPWIRETWAYILLLVQSLCFNSLTDSDVVFDSVFEPVFWTVDYVTRWFGTVFVCLVVILTSSILAIVYIILLPLVLNTYSPPWIAWHICYGHWNLVMIVFHYYKSARTSPGYPPTVKNDSPFVAVCKKCIMPKPARTHHCGICNRCILKMDHHCPWLNNCVGHFNHRYFFSFCLSMTLGCVYCSISGRNLFLEAYNAIEHFKHLDMDKPGVPVTGMGPLIGLLPPGQTNYQTPAPHYTFKEKMINKSIIYMWVLTSGSGPRSSDILACSSHIQRRDQHRKTHQQQRNEAIGKTGKGLQKPFQLRQAE, via the exons ATG GTGCAGTTTGGTCCCAGATGCAGGATGCGGTGGTGTCCCAGCTCTGTGCTGCACCTGCTGCGCTGTGTACGGTCCCGCTCCTGCACCAGGAGAGGAAAGAGCCGGCTGCCTCCGTGGATCAGGGAAACATGGGCGTACATACTACTGCTGGTGCAGTCACTTTGCTTTAACTCTCTCACTGACTCAGATGTGGTGTTCGACTCAGTCTTTGAACCAGTTTTTTGGACTGTGGACTACGTCACCCGCTGGTTTGGCaca gtgtttgtttgtctggtgGTGATACTGACCAGCTCCATCCTGGCGATAGTCTATATTATTCTACTGCCTCTGGTACTCAACACGTACTCCCCTCCATGGATCGCTTGGCACATTTGTTATGGACATTGGAATCTCGTCATGATTGTTTTCCACTACTACAAATCTGCCAGGACCTCACCCGGGTATCCCCCCACT GTAAAAAACGACAGTCCATTTGTGGCAGTCTGCAAAAAGTGCATCATGCCCAAACCAGCAAGAACACACCACTGTGGTATCTGTAACAG GTGCATTCTGAAAATGGACCATCATTGTC CATGGTTAAATAACTGTGTGGGTCATTTTAACCACCGttacttcttctccttctgtctctccatGACTTTGGGCTGTGTTTACTGTAGCATCAGTGGCAGGAACCTGTTCCTGGAGGCTTACAATGCTATTGAG CACTTTAAACATTTGGATATGGATAAGCCAGGGGTACCAGTAACAGGGATGGGTCCTCTCATAGGGCTGCTTCCCCCTGGCCAG ACCAACTATCAGACGCCTGCACCACACTACACCTTTAAGGAAAAGATGATTAATAAGAGCATCATCTACATGTGGGTCCTCACCAG TGGGAGTGGCCCTAGGAGCTCTGACATTTTGGCATGCAGTTCTCATATCCAGAGGAGAGACCAGCATcgaaaaacacatcaacagcaAAGAAACGAAGCGATTGGCAAAACGGGGAAGG
- the mettl18 gene encoding histidine protein methyltransferase 1 homolog, producing MSFCFNFDVPTQSVNSDEARGPESQNSKKVNAAPTNQDNTKPAEPVKEAKEHLLPADPQFLLVDAVPETVTIGSLPPLHFLNETVFEKTASERKDDENILSHTSEQMSDLISGVYEGGLKVWECTYDLLELMERDGETFGEKAVLDLGCGAGLLGILALKRGASHIHFQDYNSTVIEQLTVPNVILNCQEDDDIESEDDKEGRGDGKLQEEESCRKTLKEKEALKDGSTPPKKQAIDLSQHPLLSKCRFFSGDWSTFLDLVLKASSQPKYDIIFTSETIYNTAYYPSLHETLHKLLAPDGLVYLATKSHYFGVGGGLHLFETFVEQRGTFSVDHLWEGEEGLQRHVVVLRFKKRNAT from the exons atgtcattttgttttaacttcGACGTCCCGACACAAAGTGTGAACTCGGACGAAGCGCGTGGACCCGAATCGCAAAACAGCAAGAAAGTCAATGCTGCTCCAACT AACCAGGACAATACCAAACCAGCAGAGCCAGTAAAAGAGGCCAAAGAGCACCTTCTACCAGCTGACCCTCAGTTCCTCCTTGTGGACGCTGTCCCTGAAACAGTCACTATCGGAAGTCTTCCTCCCCTCCACTTCCTCAACGAGACAGTTTTCGAGAAGACGGCCTCGGAACGAAAGGATGATGAGAATATCCTCTCTCATACTTCAGAGCAGATGTCTGATCTCATCTCCGGTGTGTACGAGGGAGGGCTGAAGGTGTGGGAGTGCACTTATGACCTTCTGGAGCTCatggagagagacggagagacatTTGGGGAGAAGGCAGTTTTAGATCTGGGCTGTGGTGCGGGGCTGTTGGGGATACTAGCTCTGAAGAGAGGAGCCAGTCACATCCACTTTCAGGATTATAACAGCACAGTTATTGAACAGCTGACAGTACCTAATGTAATACTAAACTGCCAGGAGGATGATGACATAGAGAGTGAAGATGACAAAGAAGGGAGGGGCGACGGAAAGTTACAAGAGGAAGAAAGTTGTCGAAAGAcattgaaagagaaagaagcgTTGAAAGATGGCAGCACGCCTCCAAAGAAACAAGCCATAGACTTATCCCAGCACCCGCTTTTATCGAAGTGTCGTTTTTTCTCTGGTGACTGGAGTACGTTTCTTGATTTGGTTCTAAAGGCGAGCTCACAACCCAAATATGATATTATATTCACCTCAGAGACAATCTACAACACCGCTTACTACCCCAGCCTCCACGAGACCCTCCACAAACTGCTGGCACCAGATGGACTCGTCTACCTCGCCACCAAATCCCACTACTTTGGTGTAGGCGGCGGACTCCACCTGTTTGAGACATTTGTGGAGCAGAGGGGGACTTTCTCTGTGGATCACCtgtgggagggggaggaaggactCCAGAGACACGTAGTAGTCCTacgttttaaaaaaagaaacgctACTTGA
- the sufu gene encoding suppressor of fused homolog, whose translation MDEARPTSGAPAHGLVPLFPPGLQAIYGECRRLYPEQANPLQVTAIVKYWLGGPDPLDYISMYRNSGCSAQDIQEHWHYVSFGLSDLYGDNRVHEFTAADGPSGFGFELTFRLKREVGETAPPTWPAELMQGLARYVFQSENTFCSGDHVSWHNPLDNSESRIQHMLLTDDPQIQPIQTPFGTVSFLQIVGVCTEELQAAQQWNGQGILELMRGVRVAGGPWLITDMRRGETIFDIDPHLQQERVDQGIESEGSNLSGVSAKCVWDDLSRPPEDEEDSRSICIGSQPRRLSDKDTEQIRETLRKGLEFNSKAALPPISSQRQSHERPQSRKDSLESESSAAIVPHELVRTRQLESVHLKFNQEAGTLLPLCLRGRLLHGRHFTYKSINGDTAITFVSTGVEGAFATEEHPYAAHGPWLQILLTEEFVEQMLGDLQELNTREETKLPKEYSWPEKKLTISVLPDSVFDNPLQ comes from the exons ATGGATGAGGCACGGCCTACCAGTGGTGCTCCAGCCCACGGGCTGGTGCCGCTGTTTCCCCCCGGACTGCAGGCTATCTACGGGGAGTGCCGGCGACTTTACCCCGAGCAAGCGAACCCGCTCCAAGTAACAGCCATCGTCAAATACTG GTTAGGGGGACCTGACCCGTTAGACTACATCAGTATGTACAGGAACTCGGGCTGTTCAGCTCAGGACATCCAGGAGCACTGGCACTATGTCAGCTTTGGACTGAGTGACCTGTACGGGGACAACAGGGTCCACGA attcACAGCGGCAGATGGACCCAGCGGGTTTGGCTTTGAGCTCACCTTTAGGCTCAAAAGAGAAGTTGGAGAGACGGCACCCCCGACCTGGCCAGCTGAACTCATGCAAGGCTTGGCTCGCTACGTGTTCCAGTCAG aaaacacattttgtagTGGCGACCATGTATCGTGGCACAATCCACTGGACAACAGTGAATCTCGTATCCAGCACATGTTGCTCACAGACGACCCACAGATACAACCAATTCAAACACCTTTTGGCACAGTGAGCTTTCTCCAG attgtgggtgtgtgtacagAGGAGCTACAGGCGGCCCAACAGTGGAACGGCCAAGGGATTCTGGAACTGATGCGTGGAGTCCGAGT AGCTGGTGGCCCTTGGCTAATCACAGATATGAGGAGAGGGGAGACCATTTTTGACATTGATCCACACCTACAA CAGGAGAGAGTGGACCAGGGAATCGAGTCAGAGGGCTCTAACCTAAGTGGGGTCAGCGCCAAGTGTGTGTGGGACGATCTGAGTCGACCgccagaggacgaggaggacagCCGATCCATCTGCATAGGATCACAGCCACGCAGGCTCTCCGACAAAG acacagagcagatcaGGGAGACCCTGAGAAAAGGACTGGAGTTTAATAGTAAGGCAGCACTACCACCAAtcagcagccagagacagagCCATGAGAGGCCCCA GAGTCGGAAGGACAGTTTGGAGAGTGAGAGTTCGGCGGCCATCGTTCCACATGAGTTGGTCCGAACACGTCAGTTGGAGAGCGTCCATCTGAAATTCAACCAAGAGGCAGGCACACTGCTGCCCCTCTGCCTGCG GGGTCGGTTGCTCCATGGAAGACATTTCACTTACAAAAGTATCAATGGAGACACAGCCATAACGTTTGTGTCTACGGGAGTTGAAGGAGCTTTTGCTACTGAAGAGCATCCATATGCAGCCCACGGCCCCTGGCTTCag ATACTGTTGACCGAAGAGTTTGTAGAGCAAATGCTTGGCGATTTACAGGAACTGAACACTCGTGAGGAG ACAAAGTTACCAAAGGAGTACAGTTGGCCAGAGAAGAAGCTGACGATCTCTGTCCTACCAGATTCTGTGTTTGATAATCCACTGCAATGA